From the genome of Coleofasciculus chthonoplastes PCC 7420, one region includes:
- the cas2 gene encoding CRISPR-associated endonuclease Cas2: MLVVVVYDIPNDKRRTKLSNFLEGYGRRVQFSVFECFLSLDQMRQLYEKVKKLVEPVEDNVRFYWISEEAVSRALVIGSEAPQPPPKYYVI; the protein is encoded by the coding sequence ATGTTAGTAGTTGTCGTGTATGATATTCCCAATGATAAAAGGCGGACGAAGTTGTCCAATTTTCTAGAAGGATATGGGCGACGAGTTCAATTTTCTGTGTTTGAATGTTTTTTGAGTTTAGACCAGATGCGCCAGCTTTATGAAAAGGTGAAAAAGTTAGTTGAGCCAGTGGAGGATAATGTGCGATTTTACTGGATATCTGAGGAAGCGGTTTCGAGGGCGTTGGTGATTGGCTCAGAAGCACCCCAACCACCGCCAAAGTATTATGTTATCTAG
- a CDS encoding NYN domain-containing protein — protein MTTLQHKPPQTASKIKETLYISGILAGTAFTAISQQVALTSIPLLGLLLMQRTNQHRLTLAQQQQEKIITEVQHTLSPLSTQIQHLETQIHEAESSPKNYLTKTHLTPIIAKLHQLKHENRVFKLKELKDVTQQINTLEQQLDNLTHQTQNLQACQHNLEQQFQYHSSQTQPSRHPKSTPTQPDPNRVAIFIDAANIYHSALQLGFDPPDYADLLAFLKRQYSSYQAFFYTGLDSTNRQQKRLLFRLQNLGYKIISKEIIKRADGSCKANLYQVAFYHVILSEAKNLDRCFASLRFTAFCSA, from the coding sequence ATGACTACCCTTCAACACAAGCCACCCCAGACGGCTTCAAAAATCAAAGAAACACTCTATATTTCTGGCATTCTCGCCGGAACAGCCTTTACCGCTATCTCTCAACAAGTCGCTTTAACCTCCATACCCCTCCTGGGGTTGCTCCTGATGCAGCGAACAAACCAGCATCGCCTTACCCTAGCTCAACAGCAACAGGAAAAAATAATCACTGAAGTCCAACACACCCTCAGTCCCCTCTCAACCCAAATTCAGCACCTCGAAACTCAGATTCATGAAGCTGAATCTTCCCCTAAAAACTACCTAACCAAAACTCATTTAACTCCCATCATTGCCAAACTCCATCAACTCAAACACGAAAATAGAGTCTTTAAACTCAAAGAACTAAAAGACGTAACCCAACAGATTAATACCCTGGAACAGCAGCTTGATAACTTAACCCATCAAACCCAAAACTTACAAGCTTGCCAACACAACTTAGAGCAACAGTTTCAGTATCATTCCTCTCAAACCCAACCATCTCGCCACCCTAAATCCACCCCGACTCAACCTGACCCTAACCGAGTTGCCATCTTTATTGATGCCGCTAATATCTACCATAGTGCCTTACAATTAGGATTTGACCCCCCTGATTACGCCGACTTACTAGCGTTTCTCAAACGTCAATATTCATCTTATCAAGCATTCTTCTACACAGGACTGGACTCCACGAACCGACAGCAAAAAAGGTTGTTGTTTAGATTACAGAACTTGGGCTACAAAATCATTAGTAAAGAAATCATTAAACGTGCCGATGGTTCTTGTAAAGCTAACTTATACCAAGTTGCGTTCTATCATGTCATTCTGAGCGAAGCGAAGAATCTGGACAGATGCTTCGCGTCACTCCGTTTCACTGCGTTCTGCTCAGCATGA
- a CDS encoding NYN domain-containing protein translates to MTDSTLDCNLVLDVELALDLVELADTYDTAILVSGDGDFVPAIERIQQLSRRVEVVSYRATTSQKLMQLADNYLNLETQTSLWRVA, encoded by the coding sequence ATGACAGATTCTACCTTAGACTGCAACTTGGTATTAGATGTAGAGTTAGCTTTAGACCTAGTGGAGTTAGCGGATACCTACGATACCGCCATTTTAGTCAGTGGTGATGGCGATTTTGTCCCTGCCATTGAGCGGATTCAGCAGTTAAGTAGGCGAGTAGAAGTCGTCAGTTATCGTGCTACAACTAGCCAAAAATTGATGCAGTTAGCCGATAATTACCTTAATTTAGAAACCCAGACTAGCTTATGGCGAGTGGCTTAA